The proteins below are encoded in one region of Sander lucioperca isolate FBNREF2018 chromosome 11, SLUC_FBN_1.2, whole genome shotgun sequence:
- the LOC116045721 gene encoding uncharacterized protein LOC116045721 — MKCGFCGFLSSSQEALLRHHRLRHRRGSHWPCIYSDCVCTFKTPGALKSHLTRSHCRTVRRQVTSSFFCELCEFKETCTERTFFTHLGHHLKNQHTVHCPFLRCEFKTNNLKTFSSHRSRKHKNAKDIRTCLRVHSEQYEDPDFGNAVCNLMDIAELPPEKAVLHIIWNIDESQTPSHSSSISSLDTASISSPASSHSSSSIIRTFMRNISEWPSPFVVPSFSYDVELKLRKGNDIYEKTGQGLSVTRDMKMEILDKLAQEIFALKAYPEKYQIVSVASELVNKHPCLKEPGSGTGYDGWTTSIKYKLGNYRSKLRQAGCNEVSVNRKRGRDDEVDEGRFSLKKPKRGEVNHVPDHPENYNDETLEDQRCVLVGEMKKKGKDMELIRQKMDLTFSLRRKEIVEVEPMVLEIQERWPALFLREQICEEFFRVTTKDLLGTFRAALDEYCPRLLKLYRARRGACGQDMENLLDRLDEQERRPAAKIQSDEAYRNIKR; from the exons ATGAAGTGTGGGTTCTGCGGTTTTCTGAGCTCAAGTCAAGAAGCTCTATTGAGGCACCATAGACTACGACACAGAAGAGGATCTCACTGGCCCTGTATCtacagtgactgtgtgtgtaccttCAAAACACCTGGCGCGTTAAAATCTCACCTTACCAGATCACATTGCAGGACTGTAAGAAGGCAGGTGACATCATCTTTTTTCTGTGAGTTATGTGAATTTAAAGAAACTTGTACTGAGCGCACTTTTTTCACTCATCTGggacatcatttaaaaaatcaacACACTGTGCATTGCCCCTTCCTGCGGTGTGAGTTTAAAACTAACAATCTTAAAACATTCAGTTCACACAGAAGCAGAAAGCACAAGAATGCAAAGGACATTAGAACTTGTCTAAGAGTGCATTCTGAACAATATGAAGACCCAGATTTTGGGAATGCAGTGTGTAACCTGATGGACATTGCAGAGTTGCCACCAGAAAAGGCTGTCTTGCACATTATTTGGAATATTGATGAATCGCAGACGCCATCCCATTCATCCTCCATCTCTTCCCTTGATACAGCCAGCATTAGTTCACCAGCCTCCTCCCACAGCTCATCTTCAATTATTCGCACCTTCATGAGAAACATTTCAGAGTGGCCTTCTCCATTTGTGGTCCCCTCTTTCTCATATGATGTGGAGTTAAAGCTCCGTAAGGGCAATGACATTTATGAAAAAACTGGGCAAGGTCTAAGTGTAACGAGAGACATGAAAATGGAAATTCTAGACAAGCTGGCACAAGAAATATTTGCTCTGAAAGCCTACCCTGAGAAATATCAAATAGTATCGGTTGCCTCTGAACTTGTCAACAAACATCCGTGCCTTAAGGAGCCTGGTAGCGGCACAGGATACGATGGTTGGACAACAAGCATCAAGTACAAACTTGGAAACTACCGATCTAAACTGCGCCAGGCTGGATGTAATGAGGTCAGTGTAAACAGGAAAAGAGGGAGGGATGACGAAGTTGATGAGGGTAGGTTTTCCTTGAAAAAACCAAAGCGAGGTGAAGTCAATCATGTTCCTGATCATCCAGAAAACTACAATGATGAGACACTAGAAGACCAGAGATGTGTCCTGGTGGGTGAAATGAAAAAGAAGGGGAAAGACATGGAACTCATCAGACAGAAGATGGACCTCACATTCTCCCTTAGGAGAAAGGAGATCGTGGAGGTGGAGCCCATGGTCTTGGAAATCCAGGAGAGATGGCCTGCTCTTTTTCTGAGAGAACAG ATTTGTGAGGAGTTCTTCCGTGTCACTACTAAAGACCTGTTGGGGACCTTTAGAGCAGCCTTAGATGAGTACTGTCCTAGACTGCTCAAGCTGTACCGTGCCAGGAGGGGAGCCTGTGGTCAAGACATGGAAAATCTCTTGGATAGGCTTGATGAACAG